The Bradysia coprophila strain Holo2 chromosome IV, BU_Bcop_v1, whole genome shotgun sequence genome includes a region encoding these proteins:
- the LOC119066239 gene encoding uncharacterized protein LOC119066239, protein MARAFVLHENPLWLPPLAQAFDHQGLPWTELHLDVGTFDMSAPPPEGIFYNRMSGSSHMRNHRYSVELTFCVLAWLTKWGRTVVNSQNALDMEISKVRQYAELERLGIKTPRTVFLSGRDQIVSAAKKYFDGQPFILKPNRGGKGGGVQLFKTIESLAQYVESDQYETPVGGVELLQAYIHAPRSVITRAEFVNGRFLYALEVDTSDLFKQCPLEITRENKREKFKIVDGIPEQLRTQLESFLAVTGISIAGIEFVTDVNGNSFVYDVNTNTNYNAEAEEQAGLAGTVRSGPGAVAAYLSAELSRLYNI, encoded by the coding sequence atggcTCGAGCTTTCGTTCTGCACGAAAATCCGCTTTGGTTACCTCCGCTGGCTCAGGCTTTCGACCACCAAGGATTACCATGGACAGAGCTACACCTCGATGTTGGTACCTTCGATATGTCGGCACCACCACCAGAAGGCATATTTTACAATCGAATGAGTGGGTCATCGCATATGCGCAATCACCGTTATTCCGTCGAACTTACTTTCTGTGTACTGGCGTGGTTGACGAAATGGGGACGAACAGTCGTAAACAGCCAAAACGCGCTTGACATGGAAATAAGCAAAGTAAGACAATACGCCGAACTTGAACGTCTCGGAATTAAGACTCCTCGTACAGTGTTCCTATCTGGTCGCGATCAGATTGTCTCCGctgctaaaaaatattttgatggtCAACCATTCATACTTAAACCCAATCGGGGTGGAAAAGGCGGCGGTGTACAGTTgttcaaaacaattgaaagTCTAGCACAATATGTGGAAAGCGATCAGTATGAAACACCGGTAGGTGGAGTAGAACTATTACAGGCATATATTCATGCACCCCGTTCAGTCATTACACGAGCAGAGTTTGTCAATGGTCGATTTCTTTACGCACTAGAAGTAGATACAAGTGACTTATTTAAACAATGTCCTTTGGAAATTACTCGTGAAAATAAgcgtgaaaaatttaaaatagtcGATGGAATTCCAGAACAGCTAAGAACTCAGTTAGAGAGTTTTCTTGCGGTAACGGGAATTAGTATTGCTGGTATCGAGTTCGTAACTGACGTTAATGGTAATTCTTTCGTTTACGACGTTAACACTAATACGAACTACAATGCGGAAGCTGAAGAACAAGCAGGACTAGCTGGTACAGTAAGATCTGGTCCGGGTGCTGTAGCTGCATATCTTAGCGCGGAATTATCTCGCTTGTACAATATTTAA
- the LOC119066035 gene encoding uncharacterized protein LOC119066035 — translation MSESSDMLGAAATSGTTLNSEVSSRNILDILNDDCIGHIFRQLEHLEDLFNAATTCKRFWECAMSLKFRFRSVAIENTHHAYSRKDVVSAHNAPALLRHFGQLAESVELRLVGNQQRGDEIFELLEKFCGKTLRKLTIANYNPNFNIESQFPALEHLTLYNAEPINFWLDSPLKHLAIQNFSEIVEEEYNFQPWFVRNYPHLESVYLNTTEICYDTLTVFLAFNQQLPELDVHSEYLTPMIFQSIGLYSRNIQRLKMKCSEFQEYDSSYLHEELLNLSGLRKLTDFGVSGRLSLELLFKMFAENNTPIRSLEVDIAATDGKASIPTIRTLNKLQCICRADVDENSLINLAKSQPALQILQVTHMGSHTTIKAIEKILNYGRNLTDFEVSFCSSYIDMESYNRILLLAKNRVKVRITVPKRSQVNVPADILKVNRNWVRIMFDCV, via the exons ATGAGTGAATCATCAGATATGCTAGGCGCTGCAGCGACTTCAGGAACTACACTAAATTCAGAG GTCTCATCAAGAAACATCCTCGATATTCTAAATGATGATTGCATTGGACACATCTTTCGACAGTTGGAACACCTAGAGGACCTGTTCAATGCAGCAACTACGTGCAAACGGTTCTGGGAATGTGCAATGTCTTTGAAATTCAGGTTTCGATCCGTTGCTATTGAAAATACGCATCATGCTTACAGTCGGAAAGACGTAGTATCAGCTCATAACGCACCAGCACTATTAAGACACTTCGGTCAGTTGGCCGAATCAGTTGAGTTGCGGCTCGTAGGAAATCAGCAGCGTGGGGACGAAATATTCGAACTGCTCGAGAAATTCTGTGGAAAAACGCTCAGGAAACTGACGATTGCCAATTACAATCCCAATTTCAACATTGAAAGCCAATTTCCAGCTTTAGAGCATTTGACATTGTACAACGCTGAGCCGATAAACTTTTGGTTGGATTCACCTTTAAAACATCTCGCAATccaaaatttttcagaaattgtgGAGGAAGAGTACAACTTTCAGCCATGGTTCGTTCGGAATTACCCGCATCTGGAGAGCGTTTATTTAAATACAACGGAGATCTGCTATGACACTCTCACAGTTTTTTTGGCATTCAATCAACAATTACCGGAACTGGACGTTCATTCTGAATATCTGACGCCAATGATCTTCCAAAGCATTGGCCtttattcaagaaatattcaacgattaaaaatgaaatgttctgAATTCCAAGAATATGACAGCAGTTATCTTCATGAAGAATTACTAAATTTGAGCGGGTTACGAAAACTGACGGACTTTGGTGTATCTGGACGTCTTTCGCTGGAGTTATTGTTCAAGATGTTCGCCGAAAATAATACTCCGATTCGATCATTGGAAGTTGATATCGCAGCCACAGATGGAAAGGCCTCCATTCCAACAATAAGAACGCTCAACAAATTACAGTGCATATGCCGTGCTGATGTTGATGAAAATAGCCTAATTAATTTAGCAAAAAGTCAACCGGCTCTACAAATACTACAGGTGACTCACATGGGCTCACATACAACGATCAAAGCAATTGAAAAGATATTGAACTATGGCAGAAATCTTACCGATTTCGAAGTGTCTTTTTGCAGCTCTTATATTGACATGGAAAGCTATAACCGAATCCTTTTGTTAGCCAAAAATCGAGTCAAGGTGCGAATAACTGTTCCAAAACGTAGCCAAGTTAATGTACCGGCAGATATTTTGAAAGTGAACAGAAATTGGGTGAGAATAATGTTTGACTGTGTTTAA